The following proteins are co-located in the Siansivirga zeaxanthinifaciens CC-SAMT-1 genome:
- a CDS encoding threonine aldolase family protein, with protein sequence MKIDLRSDTVTKPTKAMLEAMMQAEVGDDVFKEDSTVNILENRLATMFGKTDALFFPSGTMANQTAIKLHTNPGDQVICDKYAHIYNYESGGASFNSGVSCKLIDGHRGMFTAKQVKEAINPDAFYYSKTSLVEIENTTNKGGGACWDFEEIKKIKQVCIEHDLGFHLDGARIWNALVEKPETPKDYGAVFNTISVCLSKGLGCPVGSVLIGDGPIMKNAIRIRKIFGGNMRQVGYLAAAGLYALDNHIELLKEDHKKAKAIGEALKKLAFIKSVETIETNIVIFELNDDVNETRFIEELVKNNIHIISMGGGKLRMVTHLDYTNNMHEVLLKTIENITIK encoded by the coding sequence ATGAAAATAGATTTACGAAGCGATACAGTTACCAAACCAACCAAAGCCATGTTAGAAGCGATGATGCAGGCCGAAGTTGGAGACGATGTTTTTAAGGAAGATAGCACAGTTAATATATTAGAAAATCGCTTGGCAACAATGTTTGGAAAAACCGATGCCTTGTTTTTTCCGAGTGGAACCATGGCAAACCAAACGGCCATTAAATTACATACAAATCCAGGCGATCAAGTAATTTGCGATAAATATGCACACATTTATAATTATGAATCTGGAGGCGCATCTTTTAACAGCGGTGTTTCTTGTAAATTAATTGATGGGCATAGAGGCATGTTCACAGCAAAACAAGTTAAGGAAGCCATAAACCCGGATGCTTTTTATTACAGTAAAACAAGTTTAGTTGAAATTGAAAACACAACCAACAAAGGCGGTGGTGCATGTTGGGATTTTGAAGAAATTAAAAAAATTAAACAGGTTTGTATCGAGCACGACTTAGGATTTCATTTAGATGGCGCCCGCATTTGGAATGCCCTGGTTGAAAAACCAGAAACTCCTAAAGATTATGGTGCTGTTTTTAATACTATTTCGGTGTGTTTAAGTAAAGGTTTGGGATGTCCCGTAGGTTCTGTTTTAATAGGTGATGGGCCTATTATGAAAAATGCCATACGTATTCGAAAAATATTTGGTGGCAACATGAGGCAGGTAGGGTATTTGGCGGCTGCTGGCTTGTATGCACTCGACAATCATATCGAACTTTTAAAAGAAGATCATAAAAAAGCGAAAGCAATAGGCGAGGCGCTTAAAAAATTAGCGTTTATAAAATCGGTAGAAACTATTGAAACCAATATTGTTATTTTCGAATTGAATGATGATGTTAATGAAACCCGTTTTATAGAAGAACTTGTTAAAAATAACATACATATTATTAGTATGGGCGGTGGTAAATTACGCATGGTAACGCACCTAGACTATACTAATAATATGCATGAAGTTTTGTTAAAAACGATAGAAAATATTACAATTAAATAG
- a CDS encoding YbaB/EbfC family nucleoid-associated protein, with protein MFGDLMGKLKETQQKVEATKKRLDTVLIDESSADGKLKITLTANRNIKSIEMADDLLEDKEQLEDYLILTLNKAIAKATNVNEAELAAVAKEGMPNIPGMDLFK; from the coding sequence ATGTTTGGAGATTTAATGGGTAAATTGAAAGAAACCCAACAAAAAGTAGAAGCCACTAAAAAGCGTTTAGATACTGTTTTAATTGACGAGTCTAGTGCCGATGGAAAATTAAAAATTACTTTAACTGCCAATAGAAATATTAAATCTATTGAAATGGCAGATGATTTATTGGAAGATAAAGAACAATTAGAAGATTATCTTATACTTACACTAAATAAAGCGATAGCTAAAGCAACCAATGTAAATGAAGCCGAACTTGCAGCTGTTGCTAAAGAAGGCATGCCTAATATTCCAGGAATGGATCTCTTTAAATAG
- a CDS encoding S9 family peptidase yields MTDIKLRAHAPVAKKIAKELRIHNDVRIDNYYWLNDRDNPEVIDYLNAENTFTKSEMLHTEAFQKDLFEEMKARIKEDDTSVPYKLNGYWYLTRFEKGQDYPIYTRKKDSLDAPEEILFDCNEMAKGHAYFNLGSFSISPDNKLASFSTDVIGRRQYTIEIKNLETGKVYQDKIINTTSSSTWANDNETLFYCMKDEVTLRSHKIFTHKLHTYPQDDIEVYYEKDETFDTFVYKTKSKKYIVIGATSTLSSEYRFLNADTPDGKFKLFQKRKPDLEYSIAHYNDTFYIISNADGATNFKLQKTHECKTEQKYWEDVIPHRNAVLLEDIEIFKDYLVVNERENGLNNIRIISWDGTEDYYLPFQSETYTAYIGNNPDFDSDVLRYGFNSLTSPSSVIDYHFKTKESEIKKEQVVLGGDFKKEDYESKRVWATARDGVKVPISLVYKKGTKLDGTRPLLQYAYGSYGSTIDPSFSSVRLSLLNRGFIYAIAHIRGGEYLGREWYENGKLLKKLNTFYDFIDCSKFLIEQNYTSAKHLYAYGGSAGGLLIGAVINMNPELYHGVLAAVPFVDVVTTMLDETIPLTTGEYDEWGNPNDLEYYNYMKSYSPYDNVEAKAYPNMLVTTGLHDSQVQYWEPAKWVAKLRDHKTDSNKLLLFTDMDAGHGGASGRFESLKEVALEYAFLLDLEGISC; encoded by the coding sequence ATGACAGATATAAAACTTAGAGCGCACGCTCCGGTGGCAAAAAAAATAGCCAAAGAATTACGCATTCATAATGATGTTAGAATAGATAATTATTACTGGTTAAACGATCGAGACAATCCAGAAGTTATCGATTATTTAAATGCCGAAAACACCTTTACAAAAAGTGAAATGTTGCATACAGAAGCATTTCAAAAAGATTTATTCGAGGAAATGAAAGCCAGAATAAAGGAAGATGACACATCGGTTCCTTATAAATTAAATGGCTATTGGTATTTAACTCGCTTCGAAAAAGGACAGGATTATCCAATTTACACGCGTAAAAAAGATAGTTTAGATGCTCCTGAAGAAATTTTATTCGATTGTAACGAAATGGCCAAAGGGCATGCTTATTTTAATTTAGGCAGTTTTTCTATTAGTCCAGATAATAAATTAGCCAGTTTTTCAACCGATGTTATTGGCCGTAGACAATATACTATTGAAATTAAAAATTTAGAAACTGGTAAAGTTTATCAAGATAAAATTATAAACACCACCAGCAGTTCTACCTGGGCAAACGATAATGAAACGTTATTTTATTGTATGAAAGATGAAGTAACGCTGAGATCGCATAAAATCTTCACACATAAACTGCATACCTATCCGCAGGACGATATCGAGGTTTATTATGAAAAAGATGAAACATTTGACACTTTTGTATATAAAACGAAGTCGAAAAAATACATCGTTATTGGCGCAACAAGTACTTTGTCTTCAGAATACCGATTTCTAAATGCAGATACACCTGATGGTAAATTCAAATTATTTCAAAAGCGTAAACCAGATTTAGAGTACAGTATTGCACACTATAATGATACGTTTTATATAATTTCTAATGCCGATGGTGCAACAAATTTTAAACTTCAAAAAACACATGAGTGCAAAACCGAGCAAAAGTATTGGGAAGATGTCATTCCGCATCGAAATGCTGTTTTGTTAGAAGACATTGAAATTTTTAAAGATTATTTAGTCGTTAACGAACGTGAAAATGGCTTAAATAACATACGTATTATAAGTTGGGATGGCACAGAAGATTACTACCTGCCATTTCAAAGTGAAACTTACACGGCTTATATAGGTAACAACCCCGATTTCGACAGTGATGTGCTGCGTTATGGTTTTAACTCCTTAACATCGCCAAGCTCGGTTATCGATTATCATTTTAAAACCAAAGAAAGTGAAATTAAAAAGGAGCAGGTTGTCCTTGGTGGCGATTTCAAAAAAGAAGATTACGAGTCGAAACGTGTTTGGGCAACAGCCAGAGATGGCGTAAAAGTGCCCATATCTTTAGTATATAAAAAAGGCACCAAATTAGACGGTACGAGACCGTTATTACAATATGCTTACGGCTCTTATGGCTCAACAATCGATCCTTCTTTTTCCTCGGTACGTTTAAGTTTATTAAATCGCGGATTTATATATGCCATAGCCCACATTCGTGGCGGAGAATATTTAGGTCGTGAGTGGTATGAAAATGGAAAATTGCTAAAAAAATTAAATACATTCTACGATTTTATTGATTGTTCTAAATTTTTAATCGAGCAAAATTATACTTCAGCAAAACATTTATATGCTTATGGAGGGTCTGCTGGCGGATTATTAATTGGGGCTGTTATAAATATGAATCCAGAATTGTATCATGGTGTTTTAGCAGCCGTTCCTTTTGTTGATGTGGTTACCACCATGTTAGATGAAACCATTCCTTTAACAACAGGCGAGTACGACGAATGGGGAAATCCTAACGATTTAGAATACTATAATTACATGAAATCCTATTCGCCTTACGACAATGTTGAAGCTAAAGCATACCCTAACATGTTAGTTACAACAGGATTACACGATTCACAAGTTCAGTATTGGGAACCGGCAAAATGGGTAGCTAAGCTAAGAGACCATAAAACAGATTCAAATAAATTATTGCTTTTTACAGACATGGATGCTGGGCATGGTGGGGCTTCGGGCCGATTTGAAAGCTTAAAAGAAGTTGCATTAGAATATGCTTTTTTATTAGATTTAGAAGGAATTAGCTGTTAA